A window of the Helianthus annuus cultivar XRQ/B chromosome 4, HanXRQr2.0-SUNRISE, whole genome shotgun sequence genome harbors these coding sequences:
- the LOC110933422 gene encoding uncharacterized protein LOC110933422 has product MLLALLIIHVSSSLAILKSKQIIELKYQKAHEAASTYIQQLNGEMLTVEKLEPYVENYWIMAGSGSPQFIIACSATTTASGVICALTTILHIFTVGWSISEYTFDDCGSAYGKSTQWILIVQFIGVLLGTVAPLSRCFASLSFKVSIESLRNHIKVCKVESYWTQKLSDWKDSCIPFPFRSHKRMVVIKNMKSLILNFSIKLQKGVVVVCKVIALNPFFFTICVLYCLRCLNWLLQLVFCSSGNKTNDLKGINYVLQLENDKELAERTLKGLSKSFKQLIRRSEKKQPKNLMNLIKTKTTKGFQGVRMFGNNDHHVQCSSSKVECRDCWSLAVVTLATIVLTLRMIKNMEVDSLLKSVREGLDYVTLVEKNLNATPEYVSIQKVAKRLWEEVDVYHIWLGIKLKDVAPQVTTSACQEDATLQIVRFFLGKAKNKINEGVESKNGDSKFTAICANSMSHITETIIGDHNESQKKSFDELISSRIADILAACLTNLPQVIAMECHTDVIEKREACVKAAAQLLGETKEIVKTLQGPSMEVPSLKREDLPVIDKWHAEP; this is encoded by the coding sequence ATGTTACTCGCATTGTTAATAATCCATGTATCTTCATCTTTAGCGATTCTGAAATCCAAGCAGATTATAGAACTCAAATACCAAAAAGCTCATGAAGCTGCTTCAACATACATTCAACAGTTAAACGGAGAGATGTTAACAGTTGAGAAGCTTGAACCATATGTAGAGAACTACTGGATCATGGCAGGAAGTGGCAGCCCCCAATTCATCATTGCTTGCTCGGCGACAACCACTGCCTCTGGGGTAATATGTGCTTTAACCACTATCTTGCACATCTTTACTGTTGGTTGGTCAATTTCAGAATATACGTTTGACGACTGTGGTTCAGCTTATGGCAAGTCAACGCAGTGGATTCTCATAGTACAATTTATCGGAGTCCTACTTGGTACAGTTGCACCACTTTCTAGATGTTTTGCATCATTAAGCTTTAAGGTGTCCATCGAAAGCCTTCGGAACCATATTAAGGTTTGTAAAGTAGAAAGCTATTGGACTCAGAAGTTATCTGATTGGAAAGATAGTTGCATTCCATTTCCATTTCGTAGCCACAAACGCATGGTGGTCATTAAGAATATGAAAAGCCTAATTCTGAATTTTTCTATAAAACTTCAGAAAGGAGTTGTGGTAGTATGCAAGGTAATTGCGTTGAACCCATTTTTCTTTACGATATGTGTCTTGTATTGTCTGCGATGTTTGAATTGGTTATTACAACTCGTCTTTTGTTCATCGGGCAACAAAACAAACGACTTGAAAGGAATCAACTATGTTTTGCAACTTGAAAATGATAAGGAGCTTGCTGAGAGAACACTGAAAGGTCTTTCTAAATCTTTTAAGCAATTGATCCGGAGGAGTGAAAAGAAACAACCCAAAAATCTCATGAATCTTATTAAGACCAAAACTACTAAAGGTTTTCAAGGAGTTAGAATGTTCGGCAACAACGATCATCATGTTCAATGTTCATCATCAAAAGTAGAATGTCGTGATTGCTGGAGCTTAGCGGTTGTAACCTTAGCAACCATTGTGCTTACTCTTCGCATGATAAAAAACATGGAAGTTGATAGCTTGTTGAAAAGTGTGAGGGAAGGTCTTGACTATGTGACACTTGTGGAGAAAAACCTCAATGCTACACCTGAATATGTAAGCATTCAAAAGGTGGCTAAAAGGTTGTGGGAAGAAGTTGATGTCTACCACATATGGTTGGGAATCAAGTTGAAAGATGTTGCTCCCCAAGTAACTACAAGTGCTTGTCAAGAGGACGCAACATTGCAAATTGTTCGGTTTTTCTTAGGAAAAGCCAAAAACAAGATTAACGAAGGTGTGGAAAGTAAGAACGGTGATTCTAAGTTCACGGCTATTTGTGCCAACTCGATGTCTCATATCACTGAAACAATCATCGGCGATCACAATGAAAGCCAAAAGAAATCATTTGATGAATTGATATCATCACGGATTGCTGACATACTGGCTGCATGTCTCACCAACTTACCCCAAGTCATAGCAATGGAATGCCACACAGATGTCATAGAGAAAAGGGAGGCATGTGTCAAAGCTGCAGCCCAACTTCTAGGTGAGACTAAGGAGATTGTCAAAACCCTTCAAGGCCCATCTATGGAAGTTCCAAGTCTAAAACGAGAAGACTTGCCAGTTATTGACAAATGGCATGCAGAACCCTAA